Sequence from the Vibrio alfacsensis genome:
CATGGATACCATTCTAATGAAGCCAGTAAATGCTTTTCTTTCTTTTTTCTTATTGGCATTAACGTTGGGATTGCCGATGACCGCTCACGCCGAAGTGGAAATTCCTATTATGGACTTGGTTGATGTGCAGGGTATTCGTGAGAACCAACTTGTCGGCTACGGTTTAGTGGTTGGCTTAGCTGGGCAAGGTGACCGAAACCAAGTCAAATTTACCTCACAGTCTATAACGAATATGCTGCGCCAGTTTGGTGTGCAGATTGATGACAGTATGAATCCTAAGTTGCGTAATGTGGCTTCAGTGAGCGTCACCGCTTCGGTGGACCCAATGGCGGGGCCGGGGCAGGCGTTGGATGTTGTGGTCTCATCCATTGGTGATGCGAAGAGTCTACGTGGCGGTACGTTGCTACTGACGCCACTTCGAGGCATCGACGGTGAAGTGTATGCCATTGCCCAAGGAAGTGTTGTGGTTGGTGGCCTTTCAGCAGAGGGTAAAAGCGGCTCAAAAGTAGAAGTAAACACACCAACCGCGGGTCGTATCCCTAATGGTGCAATCCTCGAACGTGAAATTGAGACCGATTTTAATGAACGAGATGAAATTACTCTGAATTTACGCAAGCCAAGCTTTACGACTGCGAAGAACATCGTACGAGAAATCAACAGTACATTTGGGCCAAATGTCGCGGTCGCGATTAACAAAGCGCGTGTGGACATGCGTGCGCCTATGGATACGCAACAGCGCGTGATTATGATGTCGATGTTAGAAGAAATGAGTGTGGTTGAGGGCCGTAAGCCTGCGCGCATCGTCTTCAATTCGCGCACTGGTACCGTCGTTATTGGGAAAAATGTGAAAGTTGGTGAGGCGGCGGTCAGCCATGGCAATTTGACAGTCCGTATCTCCGAATCAGAACAAGTGAGCCAGCCGAATGCATTCTCTGATGGTGAAACCAAAGTGGTCAATCAATCCAAAATTGATGTGAACGAAGAGCAAGCTCAAATGGTGATTTGGCCTCCAGGGACTGAGCTCAACACTATCGTCAGTGCGGTAAACAGTTTAGGTGCAACGCCAACAGACTTGATGTCCATTCTACAAGCATTGAACGAAGCTGGCGCATTAAACGCTGAACTGGTTGTGATTTAAGGATTGAGAGATGAAGTTAGACAATAATGGTGACCAAACTCCACTCAACGCCATGCTTTATCATGACAATAATGCCCTCGCGAGCATCAAGCAGAGTCGTGATAAAGAGGGAGCGCTCGAGGTGGTCGCCGGCCAGTTTGAAGCCATGTTTCTGCAAATGGTACTGCGTCAAATGCGCAGTAGCAGTGATGTGTTAGCTCACAAAGACAGTCCATTTTCGAGCCAACAACAAGGTGTGTTTCGTGATATGTACGATGGGCAACTCGCGATTGAATTGGCAAAGAAACAAAACTCAGGTATTGCTGATATGTTGGTTCAGCAGTTGAGTCCATCGATGCGAGAAGTCGCGTTTGATTCTACTCGTAACATATCGCCGGCGAATGACCACGATGATTTAGACTTTGAACGCATATCACAAGTTGAAAGCGAAGCGGCAATCGCGCATTCCAATACGATTAATTCTGTTCAGCAAGCGGTCGCCTCTGTGCAACAGGTGCTTGGTGAAGCCGGTATGACAACCGCGTTTTCTCAGCCGCTGAACAGAAAAATGGAGCTGTAAATGAATCTTGTTAATATCGCCCTATCAGGCTTAAACGCTAATCGTGTTGCTCTTAACGTTACCGCGCAAAACGTGGCAAACGTCAACACGCCGGGATACAGTCGTCAGCAAGCGCTGATGGCGTCGGTTGGCGGTAGTGTATCTAACTCATTAAGTGCCGGAAATGGTGTCGAAGTGACGAGCATACGTCGAGTTACAGACCAATATTTGGTTAAGCAAACATGGTCAACGAACAGTGCTACATCTTATGCTTCGAGTTATACCGTGGCGATGAGCCAACTAGAAAATACGCTAGGTGCTGATGGCTTTAGTATTTCTGCGGGCTTAGATTCATTTCATGCCGCTCTTAACGACGCAACCGTTAAACCAGATTCTGTTCCATTTCGTCAGCAAATCATCGCAGAGGCAGAGGCATTAGCTCGTCGCTTCAACACGCTTAATGAGTCATTACATAACCAACACAAAGACATGAGTGACCAGCGCACCGCGACGTTGGCGAGTGCGAACAGTCTGATGGCGAACATCGCTCAGGTGAACAAGCAGATCGTTGAAATGCAAGGCAGTGGCGGAAACCCAGCACAGCTGATGGACTCTCGTGATGCGTTGGTCGGAGAATTATCAAAAATTGTTGAAATTAAAACCACAGATCAGCCAGATGGAAGCCTGCAAGTGACACTTGCTTCCGGTCAGCCGCTGGTTATGGGGGCTGATTACGGAAAGCTGACGGCCACTCCAGATGTCAATGATCCTTACTTGGCAGAACTGAATGTCGAGTTTGCTAATCAAGAATTTGCGGTTGAACAATCTGTTGGTGGTCAATTAGGTGCAATTAATGATTATCAAACGGACGTTTTGAAGAAAAACCAATTCGCATTGGATGACATGGCAAAAGCACTTGCTGATGAATATAACGACGTATTATCTACAGGCAAGGATCTCAATGGTAACCCGGGCAAACCACTATTTAGTTATGATCCTGCGAACCCGGCGTCTAGCCTCACTATCACTGATATCGATGCTGAGGAGTTGGCATTTTCAAGTGATGGTACACCGGGTAATGCGGATGTACTTAATGATTTGATCGCATTGAGCAACAAGCCCGTTGCCATTACAGGCTATGGTTCCTTAAGCCTTAATGATGCCTTTACCGCCATGGTCGGTGATGCCGCCGTTAAGTCTCGCCAAGCCGCTTCTGATTACGAAGCCAAAGCCGCCATGAACCACCAAGCTCATGCTGCTCGCGACAATGTGAGTTCAGTGAATAGTGATGAAGAGGCGGCGAACTTAATGACGTTTGCGAACGCTCACAATGCGAATATGAAAGTGATTAGTACGGCTAATCAACTGTTTGACTCCGTTTTACAATTGTTCTAATAGGAACTACAGATGCGTATTAGTGATAACCAATTTAGCCATATGATGCTTCAAAGCCTGCAAAGCAACAACGCAGGTCTTGGTTTAGTCATGCACCAAATGTCCACAGGTGAGCGACTAACAAAACTGTCTGACGATCCAATGGCGTCAATTAAATTACTTAACCTAGAGCGCGAAACTAGTGCGTTAGGTCAATACCAAAACAATATTGCCAATTTAAAAACCACACTATCTCAGCAAGAAGTTCACTTAGATGCGGTCAATGAAAGTTTAAAAAGCATGCGAGACTTGGTGCTCTGGGGGGCAAATGAGACCCTAACTGATGAAGATCGTACAGGGATGATTACTGAGCTAAAAAGTTACCGCGATTCGATTGAGTCGTCTTTCAATACGCAAGATCAGGAAGGGCACTACATCTTCTCTGGAACGCTTACTACTACGCCAGCCATTAATAGCTCAACAGGGAATTACGTCATTGATGGTAACAGTGATAAGAGAGTGGTGACGGTAGCAAAAGGCGTGACTATGGAAGCGAACATGACCGCGCAAGATATCTTGGAGCTGGGCGGCGGTGATAATGTACTTAATCAAATTGATGCTCTAATTGCAGAATTTGAGAATCCGAGTCCAAATTTTCAAGCTGAAGTAGGGGCTAGCCTAGAAGCCATCGATGCTACAATGGCAAACGTGCTAGGGGCGATGACCGAAATCGGTGGACGCCACAATAACCTAGATTTGATGGATAGTTCGCACAGCGAAAACCAACTGTTTGTTGATAAAGTGACAGGCGATCTATCAGCGCTGGATTATGGTGAAGCTTCTGTACGTTTGAGTGATTACATGGCGGCATTACAAGCCACCCAAGCGAGTTACGTAAAGATCAACGATCTTAATTTATTTGATCGTATTTAAGGAACACCCCACATGGTAATGAGTGCAGTAGAGGTTAGACCCCATAGCATACGACTTGGGGGGCAAGAACAAGCCTCTATCATGCCAACCCGATCAGCAGATTCAAGTGCTGCGATCACGCCACGTCCGGTTACTGTTTTGGCTGATGCAGCAACATCAGCCTATTCAGTTTCTGGCATTCAACTCATGCATGGGCAGCAGCAAGCAACGGCAGTCCAAATTGCTTCTAAATCCTTACAAGTCATAGGAAAAGAGCTGACTCTTATAAAGCGAGGCTTGTCTCAGGCTCTTCACCAAGGTGTGCAAAACGTTCCTGGCTTACAAGATTCACTCGTACGCTCGAAGAGTAGTATTCAGCAAGTTGTTGAGCAAGCGAGTTTTGATGGTAACAAAGTCATCGATAATGAACTGCATCTTAAACTTGATAAAGCAAACATACGTCGATTTTCTATTCCGGGTTTGAATGTTCATCGTTTGAGCGAGAGAGCTGAGCAAATTCGTTTGGACTTTCCTCAAGGACAGTCGGTGATGATTCAGTTTGATGGCTTAGCGGATGGTGAGCGCACCGTTAAGATGCTTGACCGAAGTGTGATCGGATTAGGAATGCGAGCGTCACTCGGTGAAGATGGGTCGATTTTATTTGAAGCATCAGAGACGGCCTACCGTCAAATGCAACAAAAAGTACTGGTCACGGGGGAGGGACATCGATTCCCAGCAGGCCAGCCGAATGTGCTCAGTTTGAAAGCAGAACCCGATGGTATTGCCGAGTTAAGTTTTGATCTCGGTTCGCGTGACGGCATTAAGCAATCTATTGCGAAAGTGAATCAACATTTAGGGCAAGTTCAAACGAGTCTAGAGCAGGCGAAAGACTTTCACAGTGAGTTGGGTGTCCAGATGCAATCTGTTCATAATAGCTCTCGTCAGCTTTCTGTTGGTGCTGTTAACGCAAAGTTAAACAGTTTTATAGAGAGTTCTTCTCAATTTACGTCAACGTTTCAAGCCTTAAATGCTCAGGCGAATGTTCGTCGACATACCGTGGTGGCATTGTTGAATTGATAGCTTGAAGCCAGGTCTCTTTGACGAAATTTGTACTTGTGGGACCTATTCATCCCAAAAGTTAGTGAAGCTCCGGAATGAAAAATAGAAATATCATACAGAAAACTAATAACGCCGGAAAATTTGTGGCGCTCATCCTCGCTAGAGGCGGTTCAAAAGGTTTACCGAGAAAGAATATTCTCCCCCTTAATGGAAAACCAGTTATCAGTTGGACAATAGAGGCTGCCCTGCAGTGCCCTCAAGTGGGGCGCGTATTTGTGTCAACAGATGATAGCGAAATCGCAACAACTAGCATCAGTTTAGGTGCTGAGATTATAGATAGGCCTCCAGCGTTAGCTTTAGACACTTCTAGTAGTATTGATGCTCTTTCACATGCGATTGATTGGTTAGAGCTTAACAATATTCAGAGTGAGTATCTTGTGTTGTTACAGCCAACCTCCCCATTACGTAACGCAGTTCATTTACAAGAATCATTGCATCTCTATACAGTTAAGAATGCTGATCTTGTGATCAGTGTGTTTGAGCCATCCCATACCCCAATAAAGTCGTATATAGAAAGGGAAGATGGTTCATTAGCCGGCCTTTATAGCGATGATGCTCCCTATACCAGGAGGCAAGATTTACCTCGAGCTTTTCAGCCGAATGGTGCAATTTATGCCTTTTCAAAAAATGCATTTAAATTAAATAACCGATTTCCCCAAAGTAATGTTTACCCATATTTGATGTCAGAGTGCGACTCATTAGATATCGACACATTGGATGATTTATTAGCGGTGGAAAAAGTAATGATGGAATTATCAAGATGACAAATCCAGTATTTGAAATATGTAATCGTAAAATTGGATTAGACTATGACCCACTAGTCATTGCTGAAATAGGCATTAACCACGAGGATCTTTGACCGTTGCTTTTGAAATGGTTGATGCTGCAATTCAAAGTGGAGCAGAGGTCATCAAGCATCAGACTCACGTAGTCGATGATGAAATGAGTCATGAAGCTAAAAGTGTCGTTCCTGGAAATTCAGATGCTTCTATTTATCAAATAATGGAACGCTGTGCACTATCAGAAAAGGATGAAATTAAGCTACAGGAGTATGTAGAATCTAAAGGCGCAATTTTCATTAGCACGCCATTCTCTCGTGCAGCGGCTTTGCGTTTAGAACGCATGAATGTACCTGCATATAAAATTGGTTCTGGCGAGTGTAATAATTATCCTTTACTTGAGCTGATCGCAAGTTTTGGTAAACCAATAATTCTTAGCACAGGCATGAATGATATATCTTCTGTTGAGAAAGCCGTGAATATTTTCCGTAAACATGAAACTCCTTTTTGCTTGCTGCATACGACTAACTTATATCCGACACCTGACCATTTAATTCGCTTCGGTGCTATGGAAGCGCTCCAAGCAGCATTTCCTGATGCAGTTGTTGGTCTTTCTGACCATAGTATTGACAATTTAGCTTGCCTAGGAGCAGTTGCCTCTGGAGCGTCAGTCCTCGAGCGCCACTTTACCGATAGAAAAAGTCGACCTGGTCCGGATATCGCCTGCTCTATGGATCCTAAAGAATGTGCAGAGTTGATTGTACAATCAAAGCGGATGGCAAAGATGCGTGGTGGCAAAAAAGAAGCTGCAAAAGAAGAGCAAGTTACCATTGATTTTGCTTACGCGAGTGTTGTGACTATTGCCGAGAT
This genomic interval carries:
- a CDS encoding rod-binding protein; translation: MKLDNNGDQTPLNAMLYHDNNALASIKQSRDKEGALEVVAGQFEAMFLQMVLRQMRSSSDVLAHKDSPFSSQQQGVFRDMYDGQLAIELAKKQNSGIADMLVQQLSPSMREVAFDSTRNISPANDHDDLDFERISQVESEAAIAHSNTINSVQQAVASVQQVLGEAGMTTAFSQPLNRKMEL
- a CDS encoding flagellin, giving the protein MVMSAVEVRPHSIRLGGQEQASIMPTRSADSSAAITPRPVTVLADAATSAYSVSGIQLMHGQQQATAVQIASKSLQVIGKELTLIKRGLSQALHQGVQNVPGLQDSLVRSKSSIQQVVEQASFDGNKVIDNELHLKLDKANIRRFSIPGLNVHRLSERAEQIRLDFPQGQSVMIQFDGLADGERTVKMLDRSVIGLGMRASLGEDGSILFEASETAYRQMQQKVLVTGEGHRFPAGQPNVLSLKAEPDGIAELSFDLGSRDGIKQSIAKVNQHLGQVQTSLEQAKDFHSELGVQMQSVHNSSRQLSVGAVNAKLNSFIESSSQFTSTFQALNAQANVRRHTVVALLN
- a CDS encoding cytidylyltransferase domain-containing protein, whose protein sequence is MKNRNIIQKTNNAGKFVALILARGGSKGLPRKNILPLNGKPVISWTIEAALQCPQVGRVFVSTDDSEIATTSISLGAEIIDRPPALALDTSSSIDALSHAIDWLELNNIQSEYLVLLQPTSPLRNAVHLQESLHLYTVKNADLVISVFEPSHTPIKSYIEREDGSLAGLYSDDAPYTRRQDLPRAFQPNGAIYAFSKNAFKLNNRFPQSNVYPYLMSECDSLDIDTLDDLLAVEKVMMELSR
- the flgK gene encoding flagellar hook-associated protein FlgK, coding for MNLVNIALSGLNANRVALNVTAQNVANVNTPGYSRQQALMASVGGSVSNSLSAGNGVEVTSIRRVTDQYLVKQTWSTNSATSYASSYTVAMSQLENTLGADGFSISAGLDSFHAALNDATVKPDSVPFRQQIIAEAEALARRFNTLNESLHNQHKDMSDQRTATLASANSLMANIAQVNKQIVEMQGSGGNPAQLMDSRDALVGELSKIVEIKTTDQPDGSLQVTLASGQPLVMGADYGKLTATPDVNDPYLAELNVEFANQEFAVEQSVGGQLGAINDYQTDVLKKNQFALDDMAKALADEYNDVLSTGKDLNGNPGKPLFSYDPANPASSLTITDIDAEELAFSSDGTPGNADVLNDLIALSNKPVAITGYGSLSLNDAFTAMVGDAAVKSRQAASDYEAKAAMNHQAHAARDNVSSVNSDEEAANLMTFANAHNANMKVISTANQLFDSVLQLF
- a CDS encoding N-acetylneuraminate synthase family protein, translated to MTVAFEMVDAAIQSGAEVIKHQTHVVDDEMSHEAKSVVPGNSDASIYQIMERCALSEKDEIKLQEYVESKGAIFISTPFSRAAALRLERMNVPAYKIGSGECNNYPLLELIASFGKPIILSTGMNDISSVEKAVNIFRKHETPFCLLHTTNLYPTPDHLIRFGAMEALQAAFPDAVVGLSDHSIDNLACLGAVASGASVLERHFTDRKSRPGPDIACSMDPKECAELIVQSKRMAKMRGGKKEAAKEEQVTIDFAYASVVTIAEIKKGEKLTTENIWVKRPGTGDFLAEKYESLLGKVAKEDILADIQLKMEHI
- a CDS encoding flagellar basal body P-ring protein FlgI encodes the protein MKPVNAFLSFFLLALTLGLPMTAHAEVEIPIMDLVDVQGIRENQLVGYGLVVGLAGQGDRNQVKFTSQSITNMLRQFGVQIDDSMNPKLRNVASVSVTASVDPMAGPGQALDVVVSSIGDAKSLRGGTLLLTPLRGIDGEVYAIAQGSVVVGGLSAEGKSGSKVEVNTPTAGRIPNGAILEREIETDFNERDEITLNLRKPSFTTAKNIVREINSTFGPNVAVAINKARVDMRAPMDTQQRVIMMSMLEEMSVVEGRKPARIVFNSRTGTVVIGKNVKVGEAAVSHGNLTVRISESEQVSQPNAFSDGETKVVNQSKIDVNEEQAQMVIWPPGTELNTIVSAVNSLGATPTDLMSILQALNEAGALNAELVVI
- the flgL gene encoding flagellar hook-associated protein FlgL, translating into MRISDNQFSHMMLQSLQSNNAGLGLVMHQMSTGERLTKLSDDPMASIKLLNLERETSALGQYQNNIANLKTTLSQQEVHLDAVNESLKSMRDLVLWGANETLTDEDRTGMITELKSYRDSIESSFNTQDQEGHYIFSGTLTTTPAINSSTGNYVIDGNSDKRVVTVAKGVTMEANMTAQDILELGGGDNVLNQIDALIAEFENPSPNFQAEVGASLEAIDATMANVLGAMTEIGGRHNNLDLMDSSHSENQLFVDKVTGDLSALDYGEASVRLSDYMAALQATQASYVKINDLNLFDRI